The Halomicronema hongdechloris C2206 genome includes a window with the following:
- a CDS encoding cyclic nucleotide-binding domain-containing protein — MLTVPVIALLQGLLGASSLLIGAIVGIIWQPARTFTAAIMAFGSGTLLSAIAFDITAPVFASSGFWPLVVGFILGGTLFTVIIQYIDERGGFIRHPSSSRRFLYHHRQEAASEVLDRIGHIEMLHSLTPSEMQAIIPLLKPLSVGAGTILCQEGTAGDALFLIVSGEAEIRKGNQRLAILGAGEMFGEMALLTGEERSATVLALTPMELYELDKIDFDGMLTRSPHLASGLSRILARRLRETTQAKLIRIESPDHWRQRVLDSVEVDLPISEHQFQQLAQRSTPVAILVGTLIDNIPEALVIGFNAGIGHLNSAFLMAVFISNIPEALSSSIGMKQAGTTARRILALWVGAVLLSGLSAMAGTALMHITSDWLVGVAQAIAGGAILAMLSSTMMPEAYEMGGGSVTFSTIAGFLVGFWVTSSPLG, encoded by the coding sequence ATGCTCACCGTGCCTGTTATCGCATTGCTGCAGGGATTGCTGGGGGCATCCAGTCTATTGATTGGAGCCATCGTCGGCATTATCTGGCAACCTGCGCGCACCTTCACGGCTGCTATCATGGCCTTCGGCAGTGGCACGCTGTTATCTGCGATCGCATTTGACATTACCGCTCCAGTCTTCGCCAGCAGTGGATTTTGGCCGTTGGTTGTGGGCTTTATCCTGGGAGGCACCCTATTCACTGTCATCATTCAATACATCGATGAGCGCGGCGGTTTCATTCGGCATCCCTCCTCCTCGCGGCGGTTCCTCTACCATCATCGCCAGGAAGCTGCCTCAGAGGTCCTCGACCGCATTGGTCATATCGAAATGCTGCACAGCCTGACGCCCTCCGAGATGCAGGCTATCATTCCTCTGCTCAAGCCATTGTCGGTGGGAGCTGGCACTATCCTTTGTCAGGAAGGAACGGCGGGCGATGCTCTATTTTTGATCGTCAGTGGCGAAGCTGAGATTCGTAAAGGGAATCAACGGTTGGCCATCTTAGGGGCTGGCGAGATGTTTGGGGAAATGGCGCTACTCACGGGAGAAGAACGGTCTGCCACGGTGCTGGCCCTGACCCCGATGGAGCTGTATGAACTGGATAAAATCGACTTCGATGGCATGCTGACCCGTTCTCCTCACTTGGCTAGCGGCCTCAGCCGAATTTTGGCCCGGCGTTTACGGGAGACCACCCAAGCTAAGCTGATCCGGATTGAATCGCCGGATCATTGGCGGCAACGGGTGTTAGATAGTGTCGAAGTCGATCTACCCATCTCCGAGCATCAGTTTCAGCAGCTAGCTCAGCGGTCGACACCGGTGGCTATTTTAGTCGGCACCCTGATCGATAACATTCCGGAGGCCTTGGTGATTGGATTCAATGCCGGGATTGGTCACCTCAATAGCGCCTTTCTAATGGCGGTGTTTATTTCCAATATTCCGGAAGCCCTATCCAGCTCCATTGGCATGAAACAGGCGGGAACGACGGCCCGGCGCATCCTGGCCCTGTGGGTTGGGGCGGTGCTGCTCAGCGGCCTTAGCGCCATGGCAGGTACGGCCTTAATGCACATCACCAGTGACTGGCTGGTGGGAGTGGCCCAGGCCATTGCCGGTGGGGCTATTCTAGCCATGCTCTCCAGCACTATGATGCCCGAGGCCTATGAAATGGGGGGCGGGTCTGTCACCTTCTCTACCATTGCCGGGTTCTTGGTGGGGTTCTGGGTCACCTCATCGCCTCTGGGCTGA
- the rpiA gene encoding ribose-5-phosphate isomerase RpiA: MDPVKLMKQEVGQAAAAKVTSGSIVGLGTGSTTAFAIQFIGERLASGQLTDIKGIPTSFQASVLAKQHGIPLTTLDEVDRIDIAIDGADEVDPQHNLIKGGGAAHTREKVVDSLADQFIVVVDNSKLVDVLGSTFPLPVEVLPMAVAPVTRALQALGGQPELRLGVRKDGPVITDQGNMILDVKFNAISDPAALEKTLNNIPGVLENGLFVGVADVVLVGEVQGDSATVRTL, encoded by the coding sequence ATGGATCCCGTTAAGTTGATGAAGCAGGAAGTGGGCCAGGCGGCAGCCGCTAAGGTCACTTCTGGGAGCATCGTCGGTCTGGGAACGGGATCGACCACGGCCTTTGCAATTCAGTTTATTGGCGAACGGCTAGCATCCGGTCAACTTACCGACATCAAGGGAATACCAACCTCCTTTCAAGCCTCGGTGCTGGCCAAGCAGCATGGCATTCCCTTGACCACCCTAGATGAAGTTGACCGGATTGATATCGCCATTGATGGCGCCGATGAGGTCGATCCGCAGCATAATCTGATTAAGGGAGGCGGGGCCGCTCACACCCGCGAGAAAGTCGTCGACTCCTTGGCTGACCAGTTCATTGTGGTGGTCGATAATTCTAAATTGGTAGACGTGCTGGGCAGTACGTTCCCCCTGCCTGTGGAAGTGTTGCCCATGGCTGTGGCTCCAGTGACTCGGGCGTTGCAGGCGCTGGGGGGACAGCCGGAGTTGCGCCTGGGAGTGCGTAAGGATGGCCCAGTCATTACTGACCAGGGCAATATGATCCTGGATGTTAAGTTCAACGCTATTTCGGATCCGGCCGCCCTGGAGAAAACCCTCAACAATATTCCAGGAGTGCTCGAGAATGGTCTCTTCGTCGGGGTCGCCGACGTGGTCTTGGTCGGAGAAGTTCAGGGTGACAGCGCCACTGTCCGCACCCTCTAG